From Desulfonatronovibrio hydrogenovorans DSM 9292:
GGAGCATGACTTTTGCCCAGGCCGAACAGATTCTAAATGATTACGAACAGGGACTCGGACATGAAAGCGAGGTGACTGAGTGGCGGAGAAAGTTACTAAAAATGATTTTTTCCAGGGATCAACGTATACTTGAACTGGCTGACAAGTACATTTCCCTGAAAGATATCCTTTTTTTCCGTCGCAGAATGATCGGCACAGGGCTTATGGGGGGGAAAAGCAGCGGCTTTCTCCTGGCCAGGGCTATGCTCAAAAAAAATGATCCAGAAAAATGGAATGACAAGCTTGAACCTCACGACTCCTTTTACATTGGCTCTGATGTCTTTTACACCTTTCTTGTTCAAAACGGGGTATGGTGGATAAGACAGCAACAGCGTGACCCGGACTTGTTTCTCAAGGATCTGGAACGGGCAAGGACCCAGATTCTGGGGGGGTCTTTTCCCCACTATATTGTCAAGCAATTTGTTGATCTGCTGGATTATTTTGGTCAGTGGCCTTTTATTGTCAGATCCAGCTCCCTGATGGAGGACAATTTCGGCAATATTTTTGCCGGAAAATATGAAAGTGTTTTCTGCTCAAACCAGGGAACCAGGGGCCAGCGTTTAGCTGCCTTTATTGAAGCTGTCAGGCAGGTATATGCCTCTTCCATCAGTGAAAAAGCTCTTGTCTATCGCAAGCAAAGGGGACTGCTGGACAGAGATGAGCAGATGGCTCTGCTGGTCCAGCGGGTCAGTGGAGAGAATCATGGGAAATATTTTTTCCCCCAGGCAGCCGGGGTGGGTTTCTCATTTAATCCCTATGTCTGGGACGAAAAGGTTGATCCTGAATCTGGAATGCTCAGGCTGGTATTCGGTCTTGGGACCAGGGCAGTCAACCGTTCCGATGACGACTATACCAGGGTTATTGCTCTTAATGAACCATCCATGCAGCCTTTGGTCAGTCTTGACGGACACCGGCACACCCAGCAGAAGGTGGATGTCCTTGATCTGGAACAGAATGAGTTTTCTTCTGTTGCTTTTCAGGACCTGGCCAGAGCATGTCCTGACATCCCCTTAGATCTTTTTGCCCAAAAGGACCGGGAGTTACAGCAACGGGCCAGGAACATGAACCTTTCGGATTTTTTTCCATGGGTACTGAGTTTCAAAAAGCTTCTCATGCAGACTGATTTTGCCCAGGATATGCAGGACATGCTCAATACCCTTGAAAAAGCTTACGGTGCAACGGTGGATATAGAGTACACGGTCAACTCCTTTCCTGGCTATCGCGGAATGCATGATTACTTGATTAATCTTGTTCAGTGCAGACCGCTGGAGATCAAAGGAAGTAAAGGCCAGGAAAGAACAGCCCGAGAAATTCCTGAAGATCGGATCATTGTAAAAAGCACAGGACCGGTCATTGGGCAGAGCAGAACAGACAAGATTGACCGAATTATCTATGTCTGTCCGGAAAAGTATGGCTACCTGTCCCAGGAAAATCGTCATGCAGTGGCCCGTCTGGTTGGAAGGATCGCCCATGAACCATCCTGCAGGTCATGTTTCAATATCATGCTCATGGGTCCTGGACGCTGGGGAACAAGCATAGCCTCTCTGGGAGTGCCTGTCAGCTTTACTGAGATCAGCACTGTATCTGTGCTGTGTGAAATAGTGGCCATGCGCGGAGACTTTGTGCCTGATGTTTCCCTTGGAACTCATTTTTTCAGTGATCTGATTGAATTTGACATTTTGTATCTGGCCCTTTACCCGGATCGGCAGGGAAATATCATAAACCGGGGCTTTCTGGAAAAATCCATTAACAGACTTGAGACCATATTTCCGGAAGAGAAGAAATGGACGGAAACAGTTTTTGTCATTGACCAGGATGAACTTGGTCCTGGCAGGACCCTGCATCTTTATGCTGATGTAAAAAAACAGTCAGTGTTGTGTTTCTCGGAGCTTGAGTCTGGTTTATGAGAAGAAACATTTTGAATTTTATAATAAAAATCAGCTCATAATTGATTCA
This genomic window contains:
- a CDS encoding PEP/pyruvate-binding domain-containing protein, producing the protein MQDYNFSTGLSGLDDILKGLRTGDNVVWQTDSIEDSLPFVMPFSDYCLFQGIPLIYIRFARHKPLLREDKATAIYRLNPQQGFEDFIFRIHSVIHKHGKGCCYVFDCLSNLSSDWYSDRMLGNFFMLTCPYLAGMDTIAYFTLLRNRHSFHATSPILNVTQLFLDVFRHDEGLYLHPLKVDNRYSPTMNTLHQWQGERFIPVRSSEKISRVLASKPWSRLDSALQTLGYWSMTFAQAEQILNDYEQGLGHESEVTEWRRKLLKMIFSRDQRILELADKYISLKDILFFRRRMIGTGLMGGKSSGFLLARAMLKKNDPEKWNDKLEPHDSFYIGSDVFYTFLVQNGVWWIRQQQRDPDLFLKDLERARTQILGGSFPHYIVKQFVDLLDYFGQWPFIVRSSSLMEDNFGNIFAGKYESVFCSNQGTRGQRLAAFIEAVRQVYASSISEKALVYRKQRGLLDRDEQMALLVQRVSGENHGKYFFPQAAGVGFSFNPYVWDEKVDPESGMLRLVFGLGTRAVNRSDDDYTRVIALNEPSMQPLVSLDGHRHTQQKVDVLDLEQNEFSSVAFQDLARACPDIPLDLFAQKDRELQQRARNMNLSDFFPWVLSFKKLLMQTDFAQDMQDMLNTLEKAYGATVDIEYTVNSFPGYRGMHDYLINLVQCRPLEIKGSKGQERTAREIPEDRIIVKSTGPVIGQSRTDKIDRIIYVCPEKYGYLSQENRHAVARLVGRIAHEPSCRSCFNIMLMGPGRWGTSIASLGVPVSFTEISTVSVLCEIVAMRGDFVPDVSLGTHFFSDLIEFDILYLALYPDRQGNIINRGFLEKSINRLETIFPEEKKWTETVFVIDQDELGPGRTLHLYADVKKQSVLCFSELESGL